Genomic DNA from Candidatus Methylomirabilota bacterium:
GACGTCGTAGAGCTCCATGCGATCCCTCCTGAACGCCACTCGAAGATACACCGGAGGGGGAGGTTTCTTGACAGGGTGTCGGCGGGGATCCTATAGTCCGGCCCGCGCCCTCGCCAGGCTCGTGAACCATTGGGCGATCTCATCCTCATCAGGAGGTGACCCGTGCCGACCGCACCTGCCGGAAAGAAGACCCGCTGGTACCTGAAAGGTCAGGGCTACGAGTTCTGCAACTGCGACTTCGGCTGCGGCTGCAACTTCGGGGGCTTCCCCAACTCGAAGGACGGCAGCTGTCGGGCGTTCGTGGGGCTGAACATCAAGGACGGGGCCTGCGGCACCGTGCGCCTGGCCCGCGTCAAGTGCGCCAGCATCTTGGCCTGGCCGAAGGCCATCCACGAGGGAAACGGCAAGGCCGTCTTCGTGGTCGAGCCCGCCGCCAGCGAGGAGCAGGTGGAGGCTCTCGGCCAGATCTTCACCGGAAAGCTTGGAGGCCTGCCCTGGGAACTCCTGGGCACGACCTTTACGGTCCTCGGCGTCGTCAAAGCCAAGATCACGATCGAAGGCAAGGGCCGCCAGAGCGCCTTTCGCGCCGAGGGCGTCGGTGAGGGGCGAGGAGGCACCTTCAAAAACCCGGTGACCGGGGAAGAACATCGCGCCGAGGTCCACCTGCCCGAGGGCTTTATCTGGAAGAAGGGCGAGTGCGGTGAGGGGTCATTTCGGGCGACGGCGGCCGGGCTCTCGGTGGCCTCCGACAAGAGCAACTGGATCTACTACGGGTTCGACTGGTCGAACCGTTAGGCGAAGGCGCTGGGAACGATGGCCGCCGCCGGCGGACGCGCCGACGACGGCCACCCGGACGTTCACTACTTCAGGCGGCGGCGCAGCGCGGCAGCGCCGACGAGACCGGCGCCGACGACCAGCAGGGTGAGCGGCTCTGACGCCGCGACCGAGACCCCCGGGGCCTGCGTGGTCCCGCAGCCATGGGGGTGGTGCTTGCAGTGACCAGGGGCGTTGAACGCCGGGACGGTGCCGCCCGGGGTGCCGTCGTGCTGATGGCCCTGTCCCCGGTGGTTGTGGCCGTGATGGGCCGCGGCCGGCGCGAAGGCCAGCAGGATCGCGGCGACCGCGATGGCGAAGCGCGTGATGAACATTTAAGGCCTCCTTCTCGGATGCCCGCAAGGGCAGTCTGAAGGATGTCAAGGCAAGGCGAGTGCCGGAGCCTCCTACCGACGCAAATGGATGCGGCTTTTCGCACCGATGGCTTCACGGGGCTCACCGATCGGCCTTTCACCGCATGCAGAACAGTGTCAATGGATGGGCAGGTCGTTGCAGGGCGAGGGTAAATCTTGCGTGTTCTGGGGGCGTCGTCTGCACCGTCGGCGTCATGGCGACGGAGGCGACCGATGGTGTACGATGCTGCCCCGGCGTGAGGGAGGTTCGACGATGAAGGCTTGGCGTACGCTGGCGATGATGCTCGCGGTCTGCGCGCTCGCCGCGCCGGATTGGACGGCGGTGCCCGCCCAGGCGCAGGTCCGCGGCGGGACGATCCGGATCGGCATGGACGCCGACAACACCACCATGGATCCCCACCGCTCCACGGCGGCGGTCGACCGGCAGGTCTACAACAACATTTACGGCAAGCTCGTCGACATCGATTCCAAGTTTGGCATCGTGCCCCAGCTGGCCCAATCCTGGGACGTCAAGAACGGCGGGCTCACCTACGTCTTCAAGCTCCGCCGCGGCGTCAAGTTTCACGACGGCACCGACTTCAACGCCGAGAGCGTGAAGTGGAACTTCGACCGGATGCGCGATCCGGCGCTGGCCTCGCCGCGCCGGAGCGAGATCGCGCCGGTCAAGGACGTCAAGGTCGTCGACCCCTCCACGGTCGAGATCGCGCTGAGCGCGCCCTTCACGCCGTTCCTGTCGGTGCTCAGCGACCGCGCGGGCATGATGGTCTCGCGGGCCGCGGTCGAGAAGTACAAGGATGATTTCGCGCGCAACCCCGTCGGCACCGGCCCCTTCCGCTTCGTCGAGTGGGTGAAGGACGATCACCTGACGCTCCGCCGCTTCGACGGCTACTGGGAAAAGGGCCTGCCCCACCTCGACGAGGTGGTGTACCGGCCGATCCCCGACTCGTCCGTGCGCTTCACCGCCATGCGCACGGGCCAGATCGACTTCATGCACCAGATCCACCCCAAAGACGTCGCCGCCGCCAAGGCCGAGCGCGGCCTTCGGGTCAGCGAGATCCCGAGCCTCTGGTGGCAGGGCATCCACCTCAACAACCAGGTGGCGCCGTTCAGCGCCAAAGCGCTGCGGCAGGCGATCTGGTACGCGGTGGACCGGCCGGTCATCCAGCGCGTCGTCTACTACAACCAGGGCGGGCCCGCCTGGAGCCCGTTCCCGCCGAGCATGTGGGCCCAGGATCGTGACTTCACCGACTGGCGGCGCGACCCCGCCAAGGCCAGGGCCAAGCTGGCCGAGGGGGGGATGCCCAACGGCCTCTCGTTCACGATCAAGGGGTGGAACCAGCCGACGCAGGTCCAGGAGCTCCAGATCATCCAGGTCCAGCTCAAGGAGATCGGCGTGGACATGAAGATCGAGCTCCTCGAGTTCGGCAAGCTGCTGGCCGATCTGAACGGCCACAACTTCGTCGCCCTGCGCCTGGGCTGGTCGGGGCGGCCGGACCCCGACGGCAACGCCCACGTGTTCCTGCACTCCAAGGGGGGCCTCAACCGCGTCCGCTACGGCAATCCGAAGATGGACGAGCTGCTCGATCAGGCGCGCAGCGAGGCCGACCAGGCCAAGCGCAAGGCGCTCTACACCCAGGTCACGCGTCTCGGCGCCGAGGATGCGCCCTACATCTGGCTCCATCACGACGCCGAGGTGAAGGTGTGGGCGGAGCAGGTGAAGGGCTTCGAGCACATCTCGGACGGCATGATCCGGCTCAAGGGAGTCTGGCTCGAGAAGCGCTGACGCGTGCTGACGTTCGTCGGCCGCCGCCTGCTCGCGACGATCCCGCTGCTGTTCTTGGTGAGCTTGGTGGTCTTCTCGTTCGTCCACGTCCTGCCCGGCGATCCCGCCGTCCTCTTCCTCGGCGAAGAGGCCACGCCGGAGACGCTGGCCCAGTTCCGGACCCGCCTGGGCTTCGATCGACCGCTCACCGCCCAATACGCCGAGTGGCTGGGCGGCGCGCTGCAGGGCAACCTGGGCCGCTCGCTGCGCACGAATCAGCCGGTGACCGAAGCGATCCTCCAGCGCCTGCCCGTGACGCTGGAGCTGCTGGCCGCCGCGCTCCTGGTGTCGCTGGCCATCGCCATCCCGATGGGCATCGTCTCGGCGGTCAAGCGCAACTCGGGCGTGGATCTGATGAGCACAGTGTTCGCCCTCGTCGGCTTCTCCATGCCCAACTTCTGGCTGGGCCTGATCCTCATCTACGTCTTCGCCCTTTTCCTGCGATGGCTGCCGCCCTCGGGGTTCGTGCCGCTCCCGGCCGACCTCGCCGACAACCTGCGCTCGCTGATCCTGCCGGCCATCACCCTGGGCACCGCGCTGGCGGCCCTGGTGACGCGGCAGCTCCGCTCGGGGATGCTCGAGGTGCTCCGGCAGGACTACGTGCGGACGGCGCAGGCCAAGGGGCTGAGCCAGCGTCTGGTGGTCGGCAAGCACGCGCTGAAGAACGCGCTGATCGCCGTGGTGACCGTGGTGGGGCTGCAGATCGGCGGCTTGCTCGGCAACACCATCATCACCGAGACGCTCTTCGCGCTCCCCGGCGTGGGACGGCTGATGATCGACGCCATCTTCAGCCGCGACTTCTTCATCGTCCAGGGCGTCATTCTCTTCCTGGCGGTGGGGTACGTCCTCTCCAACCTGGTGGTGGACGTCGTCTACTCCTACCTCGATCCGCGCATCCGCCTGCGCTGACATGGACGCCGGGAGCCTCAGCCGGATCGCGCTCCGCCAGTTCCGCCGGAGCGTCGTGGGCCTCGTGGGGGCCGCGCTGGTCGCCGTCTTCCTGCTGGTGACCGCGGCGGCGCCCTGGCTCGCCCCCTACGATCCGGTGGCCGCGGACTTCGCCGACGTGCTGTCGCCGCCGTCCTGGCGGCATCCGTTCGGCACCGACGACATCGGCCGCGACATCCTGAGCCGCCTCCTTCACGGCAGCCTCGTGTCGCTGGAGGCGGGGCTGTTCACGGTGGCGGTGGCGCTCACGATCGGCCTGCCCCTGGGCCTGGCGGCGGGCTTCTTCGGCGGCCGCGTCGACGACCTCATCATGCGGGGCATCGAGGTGATCCTGTCGTTCCCGACGCTGGTCCTGGCCCTGGGCATCACCGCGGTGCTGGGTCCGAAGCTCATCCACGCGCTCTTCGCGATTGGGATCGTCTTCGTCCCCCACTTCGCGCGGCTGCTCCGCGGGCAGGTCCTCTCGGTGCGTGAGAACGACTTCGTGGCGGCGGCGCGGGCGCTGGGCGCGACCGACCTCCGCGTGATGCGCCTGCACGTCCTGCCGAACTGCCTGGCGCCCATCCTGGTGCAGTCGTCGTTCTCGATCGCCTTCGCGATCCTCACCGAAGCGGCGCTCTCG
This window encodes:
- a CDS encoding DUF1326 domain-containing protein, which codes for MPTAPAGKKTRWYLKGQGYEFCNCDFGCGCNFGGFPNSKDGSCRAFVGLNIKDGACGTVRLARVKCASILAWPKAIHEGNGKAVFVVEPAASEEQVEALGQIFTGKLGGLPWELLGTTFTVLGVVKAKITIEGKGRQSAFRAEGVGEGRGGTFKNPVTGEEHRAEVHLPEGFIWKKGECGEGSFRATAAGLSVASDKSNWIYYGFDWSNR
- a CDS encoding ABC transporter substrate-binding protein gives rise to the protein MKAWRTLAMMLAVCALAAPDWTAVPAQAQVRGGTIRIGMDADNTTMDPHRSTAAVDRQVYNNIYGKLVDIDSKFGIVPQLAQSWDVKNGGLTYVFKLRRGVKFHDGTDFNAESVKWNFDRMRDPALASPRRSEIAPVKDVKVVDPSTVEIALSAPFTPFLSVLSDRAGMMVSRAAVEKYKDDFARNPVGTGPFRFVEWVKDDHLTLRRFDGYWEKGLPHLDEVVYRPIPDSSVRFTAMRTGQIDFMHQIHPKDVAAAKAERGLRVSEIPSLWWQGIHLNNQVAPFSAKALRQAIWYAVDRPVIQRVVYYNQGGPAWSPFPPSMWAQDRDFTDWRRDPAKARAKLAEGGMPNGLSFTIKGWNQPTQVQELQIIQVQLKEIGVDMKIELLEFGKLLADLNGHNFVALRLGWSGRPDPDGNAHVFLHSKGGLNRVRYGNPKMDELLDQARSEADQAKRKALYTQVTRLGAEDAPYIWLHHDAEVKVWAEQVKGFEHISDGMIRLKGVWLEKR
- a CDS encoding ABC transporter permease; protein product: MLTFVGRRLLATIPLLFLVSLVVFSFVHVLPGDPAVLFLGEEATPETLAQFRTRLGFDRPLTAQYAEWLGGALQGNLGRSLRTNQPVTEAILQRLPVTLELLAAALLVSLAIAIPMGIVSAVKRNSGVDLMSTVFALVGFSMPNFWLGLILIYVFALFLRWLPPSGFVPLPADLADNLRSLILPAITLGTALAALVTRQLRSGMLEVLRQDYVRTAQAKGLSQRLVVGKHALKNALIAVVTVVGLQIGGLLGNTIITETLFALPGVGRLMIDAIFSRDFFIVQGVILFLAVGYVLSNLVVDVVYSYLDPRIRLR
- a CDS encoding ABC transporter permease produces the protein MDAGSLSRIALRQFRRSVVGLVGAALVAVFLLVTAAAPWLAPYDPVAADFADVLSPPSWRHPFGTDDIGRDILSRLLHGSLVSLEAGLFTVAVALTIGLPLGLAAGFFGGRVDDLIMRGIEVILSFPTLVLALGITAVLGPKLIHALFAIGIVFVPHFARLLRGQVLSVRENDFVAAARALGATDLRVMRLHVLPNCLAPILVQSSFSIAFAILTEAALSFLGLGTQPPTPSWGIMLSTGRGYLEQAPWLGAFPGLAIFLTVLGFNLLGDGIRDALDPRLKT